A part of Entelurus aequoreus isolate RoL-2023_Sb linkage group LG03, RoL_Eaeq_v1.1, whole genome shotgun sequence genomic DNA contains:
- the fut9a gene encoding 4-galactosyl-N-acetylglucosaminide 3-alpha-L-fucosyltransferase 9 — protein sequence MSSASVHRILRPLLLATFILGCFVTLFLMYFKPSTRWLSGPVESTASTERVKGIFYAKSDKNVTTVLIWLWPFGQTYDLNVCGSLYNMEGCFITADRNLYNKSDGVLIHHRDICSDLSNLPPLQRPSFQKWIWMNLESPSHSSQLSGIENLFNLTLNYRRDADIEVPYGSIVAAEGEEDFVPPSKNKLICWIVSNWNQEHVRVKYYNELYKHIEVHAYGQAFGEYISDQDYFPTMASCKFYLAFENSIHKDYITEKLYNPLSVGTVPVVLGPSRQNYENFVQGDAFIHVDDFSSPKELADYLLLLDKNEDMYLRYFEWRRHFKVKKSSFWAEHTCLACDYLRRHREYKTVNNLEKWFWG from the coding sequence ATGTCATCTGCATCCGTTCACAGAATCCTACGACCCCTTCTTCTTGCCACCTTCATCCTGGGATGCTTTGTGACTTTGTTTTtgatgtattttaaaccatccacCCGTTGGCTATCGGGTCCCGTTGAGTCAACGGCGTCCACTGAGCGGGTCAAAGGCATTTTCTACGCCAAGAGCGATAAAAATGTCACCACGGTGCTCATCTGGCTCTGGCCCTTCGGACAGACCTACGACCTGAACGTGTGCGGCTCGCTCTACAACATGGAGGGCTGCTTTATCACGGCTGACAGGAACCTCTACAACAAGTCGGACGGCGTCCTCATCCATCACCGGGACATCTGCTCGGACTTGTCCAATCTGCCGCCGCTGCAGCGTCCGTCTTTTCAAAAGTGGATTTGGATGAATTTGGAGTCTCCGTCTCACTCTTCTCAGCTGTCCGGCATTGAGAATCTGTTCAACCTAACCCTCAACTACCGCCGGGATGCCGACATTGAAGTGCCTTACGGGTCCATCGTGGCTGCCGAGGGCGAGGAAGACTTCGTCCCGCCCAGCAAAAACAAGCTGATCTGCTGGATCGTGAGCAACTGGAACCAAGAGCATGTGCGGGTCAAGTACTACAACGAGCTATACAAACACATCGAGGTCCACGCGTACGGACAAGCCTTCGGGGAGTACATCTCGGACCAGGACTACTTCCCCACCATGGCCAGCTGTAAGTTCTACCTGGCTTTCGAGAACTCCATCCACAAGGACTACATCACAGAGAAACTCTACAACCCCCTTTCCGTGGGGACGGTGCCCGTGGTGCTGGGCCCGTCGCGACAGAACTACGAGAACTTCGTCCAAGGGGACGCCTTCATCCACGTGGACGACTTCTCGTCACCCAAGGAGCTGGCCGACTACCTGCTGCTCCTGGACAAAAACGAGGACATGTACCTCAGGTATTTTGAGTGGCGGCGGCACTTTAAAGTGAAAAAATCCTCATTCTGGGCCGAGCACACGTGCCTGGCTTGTGATTACCTGCGCAGGCACAGGGAGTACAAGACGGTCAACAACCTGGAAAAGTGGTTCTGGGGCTGA